Proteins from a genomic interval of Acetobacterium woodii DSM 1030:
- a CDS encoding toxin-antitoxin system YwqK family antitoxin, with amino-acid sequence MTTYKTEKYGTLNGITFLETYADSSIKGCAFEEPNNINTPIGILTPSHGAANLRNRQGLSLEFFKSGQIKSIDLENATEVITSQGNLSAERISFYENGRIQRLFPLNGRINGFWTENDEYKLAKPISFDLPVGSFSAKVISICFYESGTLKSLTMWPQETIEITGPDGLVKVRYGFSLYENGTLKSFEPALPEPIVTPVGIVIAYDSTAHGINCDQNSVTYSSGGILRSLITSNNGLMITTPDGKQFVQPLMKPGTLDPDVMVPEPMTIVFSTDKMEIIQDDIVVVDLNTATVRAILVHDPMKKSCGDCASCSSCG; translated from the coding sequence ATGACAACATACAAAACTGAAAAATACGGTACGCTTAATGGCATTACGTTTTTAGAAACTTATGCCGATAGCTCAATAAAAGGTTGTGCCTTTGAAGAACCAAATAACATCAATACTCCCATTGGCATTCTGACGCCCAGTCACGGTGCCGCTAATTTAAGAAATCGACAAGGTCTCTCCCTGGAGTTTTTCAAAAGCGGTCAAATCAAAAGTATTGACCTGGAAAATGCCACTGAAGTAATCACGTCTCAGGGAAATTTATCCGCTGAACGGATCAGCTTTTATGAAAACGGCCGAATCCAACGATTATTTCCACTCAATGGTCGAATCAACGGCTTCTGGACCGAAAATGATGAATATAAACTAGCCAAGCCGATTTCTTTTGATTTACCGGTGGGCTCCTTTTCAGCCAAAGTAATCAGTATTTGTTTTTATGAAAGCGGCACCTTGAAAAGTTTAACGATGTGGCCTCAGGAAACCATTGAAATTACTGGTCCTGATGGGTTGGTGAAAGTGCGTTATGGCTTTTCACTCTATGAAAACGGCACCTTGAAAAGTTTTGAACCAGCCCTTCCGGAACCAATTGTTACTCCGGTCGGAATAGTGATTGCCTATGACAGCACGGCCCACGGTATCAATTGTGACCAAAATTCGGTAACCTATTCATCTGGTGGTATTTTAAGATCTTTAATCACCAGCAATAACGGATTGATGATTACAACGCCAGATGGCAAGCAATTTGTCCAGCCTTTAATGAAACCAGGTACTTTGGACCCGGATGTCATGGTTCCCGAGCCGATGACCATTGTTTTCAGCACTGACAAAATGGAAATCATTCAAGATGATATTGTCGTCGTTGATCTAAATACTGCTACGGTCCGGGCAATTCTGGTTCATGATCCAATGAAAAAATCCTGTGGAGATTGCGCTTCCTGTTCCAGTTGTGGTTGA
- a CDS encoding Fe-only nitrogenase accessory AnfO family protein — protein sequence MKENVNVMAVFCDDAKRIARFDEMTNFVFYTKEKSIWQKSDMIPCKPDLSGGMTAIRENIHQMINVFNNCKIIITKSLTGIPYQVFDKAGFIICESEVFDLELLDTIQSDLAKIDAEIKEDELLLANTPKETDQPGHYFIDLTQVQKKHPEMSSKMALLPFLKDTPFYALEVVCEHIPPWFEHKLSELNFSYTIQNKNDSTQHVIITPVVCE from the coding sequence ATGAAAGAAAATGTAAACGTAATGGCTGTTTTTTGTGATGATGCCAAGCGGATTGCCCGGTTCGACGAAATGACCAATTTTGTTTTTTACACCAAGGAAAAATCCATCTGGCAAAAATCTGACATGATTCCTTGTAAGCCAGATTTATCGGGGGGCATGACTGCGATCCGCGAAAATATCCATCAAATGATAAATGTTTTTAATAACTGCAAAATCATCATCACCAAATCCTTAACCGGAATCCCTTATCAGGTTTTTGACAAAGCCGGTTTCATCATCTGCGAATCAGAAGTTTTTGATCTGGAATTGTTGGATACCATTCAATCCGATTTAGCCAAAATTGATGCTGAAATAAAAGAAGATGAACTGCTGTTAGCGAATACGCCTAAAGAAACCGATCAACCGGGACATTATTTTATTGATTTAACCCAGGTACAGAAAAAACACCCGGAAATGAGTTCAAAAATGGCACTATTGCCATTTTTAAAAGATACCCCTTTTTACGCCTTGGAAGTAGTCTGTGAACACATCCCGCCATGGTTTGAACACAAATTATCGGAACTAAATTTTAGCTATACCATCCAAAATAAAAATGATTCTACACAACATGTCATTATCACCCCTGTTGTGTGTGAATAA
- a CDS encoding acyl-[acyl-carrier-protein] thioesterase produces the protein MSIISSEIKRVACYESDSTGKMLPTTAMNYFQEVSTNQGNQLGIGGDFLNQKKLAWFLVKYDIKFIDYPLYQDQVTVTTQATGMEKFCATRRFTILDKSNTVKVIADTQWLLINRETEKMERIDEYPEMNAYECHDKGEPIFKKMRKINHIDVEKKFGVRFLDIDFNRHVNHVKYLAWAIEVLPLEVVLVKRLKEAKIVYKAQCFYGDLIRATGERLNDDHYRVDIVNQENIILCQLELTLG, from the coding sequence ATGAGTATTATATCATCTGAAATAAAAAGAGTCGCTTGTTATGAGTCGGACTCGACCGGGAAGATGTTACCGACGACAGCAATGAATTATTTTCAGGAAGTTTCAACGAATCAGGGAAACCAACTGGGAATTGGCGGCGATTTTTTAAATCAAAAGAAGTTAGCCTGGTTTTTAGTCAAATACGATATTAAATTTATCGATTACCCACTTTATCAAGATCAGGTTACGGTGACAACGCAAGCAACCGGGATGGAAAAATTTTGTGCAACCCGACGCTTTACGATCCTTGACAAAAGCAACACGGTTAAAGTGATTGCGGATACCCAATGGTTATTGATTAACAGAGAAACAGAAAAGATGGAACGCATTGACGAATATCCCGAAATGAACGCTTATGAATGTCATGATAAAGGGGAACCGATTTTTAAAAAAATGAGAAAGATCAATCACATCGATGTGGAAAAAAAATTCGGGGTTCGCTTCTTGGATATTGATTTCAATCGTCATGTTAACCATGTCAAATATCTGGCTTGGGCGATTGAAGTATTGCCGTTGGAAGTTGTTTTAGTAAAGCGTTTAAAAGAAGCCAAGATTGTTTATAAGGCGCAGTGTTTTTATGGTGATCTGATTAGGGCAACCGGTGAACGGTTGAATGACGATCACTACCGCGTTGATATAGTTAATCAGGAGAATATAATATTATGTCAGTTGGAGCTGACCCTTGGATAA
- a CDS encoding P-II family nitrogen regulator: MLMIRAIIRPEKVGVVLSEMLSADYSAVTKLDVYGRGKQKGIKVGDVHYDEIPKVMLLCIVNDEDKDDVVKIIMKNAKTGKEGTFGDGRIFISPVTEAYTISTGKPGL, encoded by the coding sequence ATGTTAATGATCAGAGCAATTATCAGACCCGAAAAAGTTGGGGTTGTATTATCCGAAATGTTATCCGCTGATTACTCCGCGGTTACTAAATTAGATGTTTACGGACGCGGCAAGCAAAAAGGAATTAAAGTTGGTGATGTTCATTATGATGAAATCCCCAAAGTAATGCTCCTGTGTATTGTCAACGATGAAGATAAAGATGATGTTGTAAAAATAATTATGAAAAATGCAAAAACTGGCAAGGAAGGTACTTTTGGAGATGGTCGTATTTTTATTTCTCCTGTAACAGAAGCATATACAATCAGTACTGGCAAACCCGGCCTTTAA
- a CDS encoding 3'-5' exoribonuclease YhaM family protein: MKIKSVQKGQDYLGFLFIKSQMTKTATNGSRYFNMVLNDADFDEIDGKKWDVKPEDEEIFTNGKLVKIKGKVQEFNNRLQLIVERMRLADDRDDVNIDDYIETVPVNTDEMLGYINDTIDDFQNKDIAAITKKIFNDQTQALAYFPAAKKHHHAIKGGLLYHLYTMLKIGKGLAGIYPFINRELLYAGIILHDIGKINEMVSDENGAVSDYTPEGKLLGHITQEIVELELVGTELGTDPEVLMLLKHMILSHHYQPEFGSPKRPMFPEAELLHHIDMIDARMYTMEQALNRVEPGSFTEPNWSLDGISLYRRSFE, encoded by the coding sequence GTGAAAATTAAGTCAGTACAGAAAGGTCAGGATTATCTTGGCTTTTTATTTATAAAATCGCAAATGACAAAAACAGCCACCAATGGCAGTCGTTACTTTAATATGGTATTAAATGACGCTGATTTTGATGAAATCGACGGAAAAAAATGGGATGTTAAACCCGAAGATGAAGAAATTTTTACTAATGGTAAATTGGTGAAAATCAAAGGAAAGGTTCAGGAATTTAATAATCGATTGCAACTTATTGTCGAACGAATGCGTTTAGCGGATGATCGTGATGATGTGAACATTGATGATTATATCGAAACGGTGCCGGTGAATACTGATGAAATGCTGGGCTATATCAACGATACGATCGACGACTTTCAAAATAAGGATATTGCGGCGATCACAAAAAAAATATTTAATGATCAGACCCAGGCGCTGGCCTATTTTCCAGCTGCAAAAAAACACCATCATGCCATTAAAGGCGGGTTATTGTACCATTTGTATACGATGTTGAAAATTGGAAAAGGGTTGGCCGGAATTTATCCTTTTATTAATCGGGAGCTTCTTTATGCCGGAATTATTCTGCACGATATTGGAAAAATAAACGAAATGGTATCGGACGAAAATGGCGCAGTATCGGATTATACCCCTGAAGGAAAACTGTTGGGACATATTACGCAGGAAATTGTGGAACTGGAACTGGTAGGTACTGAACTGGGGACAGATCCTGAGGTTTTAATGCTACTTAAACATATGATCCTGTCGCATCATTATCAGCCGGAATTTGGGAGTCCTAAACGGCCAATGTTTCCGGAAGCGGAACTATTGCATCATATCGATATGATCGACGCCCGGATGTATACAATGGAACAGGCATTAAACCGGGTTGAACCGGGAAGTTTTACAGAACCTAATTGGAGTCTTGATGGGATTAGTTTATATCGTCGAAGTTTTGAATAG
- a CDS encoding pyridoxal phosphate-dependent aminotransferase: protein METSERIKKMGEPALLKYYPLVNEAQKKGKKVYFLNIGQPDIKTPESFLNSINCLDQKVLSYQAPEGIIELREAACDYYRRLGLDYGIDDLFVANGGSEALLFTFMGICNAGDEILTAEPLYSIYKEMAAATDVKLVGFKTYAEEGFALPDIAVIEAAITPKTKAILMTNPGNPTGKVFSKEEIEILVGLAIKYNLYLISDEVYREFVYDNQAYLSPAMYDELAQNFILIDSISKRYSACGARIGFIVSKNKGLMGQLKKLVQMRLSVSTVDQIGAISLLKLDGHFFDGILKEYTRRRAVVFAALKEIPGIICAEPRGAFYFMAKLPIRSACHFIEWMITDFDDQGETVLLSPANDFYLDPRDGADEVRIAYVLNSDDMKKSMEILKHGLAAYAQIFPEKCK, encoded by the coding sequence ATGGAAACGTCTGAACGTATAAAAAAAATGGGAGAACCAGCCCTGCTCAAATACTATCCTCTGGTGAATGAGGCTCAGAAAAAGGGGAAAAAGGTATATTTTTTAAATATTGGGCAACCGGACATTAAAACCCCGGAAAGTTTTTTAAATAGCATCAATTGTCTTGACCAGAAAGTTTTATCCTATCAAGCCCCGGAAGGGATTATTGAGCTCCGGGAAGCGGCCTGTGATTATTACCGACGGCTGGGTCTGGATTATGGAATTGATGATCTGTTTGTGGCTAACGGTGGGAGTGAAGCATTGCTTTTTACGTTTATGGGGATTTGTAATGCCGGAGATGAAATCCTCACGGCGGAACCTTTGTATAGCATTTATAAAGAAATGGCGGCGGCCACCGATGTTAAGCTGGTCGGATTTAAAACCTATGCTGAAGAGGGCTTTGCTTTGCCCGATATAGCGGTCATTGAAGCAGCAATTACGCCCAAAACAAAGGCTATCTTGATGACAAACCCCGGGAATCCGACCGGAAAAGTATTTTCGAAGGAAGAAATCGAAATACTGGTAGGGTTAGCGATTAAATATAATCTTTATTTGATTTCCGATGAAGTTTATCGGGAATTTGTCTACGACAATCAGGCTTATCTCAGTCCGGCAATGTATGATGAACTGGCTCAGAATTTTATTTTAATTGACAGTATCTCTAAACGTTACAGTGCTTGTGGCGCTAGAATTGGGTTTATCGTCTCAAAAAATAAAGGGCTGATGGGGCAATTAAAAAAACTGGTGCAGATGCGCCTTTCCGTATCCACTGTCGATCAGATCGGCGCGATTTCGTTACTGAAACTCGACGGTCATTTTTTTGACGGAATATTAAAAGAATACACCAGGCGTCGGGCGGTTGTTTTTGCGGCCCTTAAGGAAATTCCCGGGATCATCTGTGCAGAACCGCGCGGAGCTTTTTATTTTATGGCGAAATTGCCGATCAGATCGGCCTGCCATTTCATAGAATGGATGATTACGGATTTTGATGATCAGGGAGAAACCGTGTTATTGTCGCCAGCCAATGATTTTTATTTAGATCCCCGAGATGGTGCCGATGAAGTGCGAATCGCCTATGTGCTAAACAGCGACGATATGAAAAAAAGTATGGAAATCCTTAAACATGGTTTAGCCGCCTATGCACAGATATTTCCGGAAAAATGCAAATAA
- a CDS encoding helix-turn-helix transcriptional regulator, whose amino-acid sequence MKNLKMKVARVENDISQEELAKRVGVTRQTIGMIEAGKFNPSLQLCIGICKALGKTLNDLFWEENDYEKI is encoded by the coding sequence ATGAAAAACTTAAAAATGAAAGTCGCTCGAGTCGAAAATGACATTTCTCAGGAAGAGCTGGCAAAACGGGTCGGTGTCACCCGCCAAACCATCGGCATGATTGAAGCGGGTAAATTTAATCCGTCTCTACAATTGTGCATTGGTATCTGCAAAGCGCTAGGAAAAACTTTAAACGATTTGTTTTGGGAGGAAAATGACTATGAAAAAATTTAA
- a CDS encoding SPL family radical SAM protein — METIPTKNMLIRTKNDFWFSTDYTMNIYRGCSHGCIYCDSRSECYGIADFNQVRAKENALLILSDNLRHKKIKGVIGTGAMSDPYNPLEQKHQLTRQALELFKTHGFGVAIATKSPLVARDKDLLKTIQKHSPVIVKLTITCAQDSLAKIIEPRVAPTSERFTAIKELSENAVFTGILLMPILPFINDTVDNIKKIIELAAQHGAQFIYPAFGVTLRDQQRLFFYDQLDRHFPGIKKEYLKYFGNQYSCSSPNAKLLWTTFTRECQRHQLLYQMPDIVNQYKIKHGGQQLSFLP; from the coding sequence ATGGAAACGATTCCGACCAAAAACATGTTAATACGAACTAAAAACGATTTTTGGTTTAGCACCGATTATACGATGAATATCTACCGTGGCTGTTCCCATGGTTGTATTTATTGTGACAGTCGCAGTGAATGTTATGGGATTGCCGATTTTAATCAGGTTCGCGCTAAAGAGAATGCCCTTTTGATTCTTTCTGACAATCTGCGCCACAAAAAAATAAAAGGTGTCATTGGTACGGGTGCGATGAGTGATCCTTACAACCCGTTAGAGCAAAAACACCAGCTGACCCGACAAGCTCTGGAACTTTTCAAAACCCATGGTTTTGGGGTGGCAATTGCCACCAAAAGTCCTCTTGTCGCACGAGACAAGGATCTGCTAAAAACCATCCAGAAACATTCTCCAGTCATTGTAAAACTCACGATTACCTGTGCCCAAGATTCTCTGGCCAAAATAATTGAACCCCGGGTTGCACCGACAAGTGAGCGTTTCACGGCCATTAAAGAATTGTCCGAAAACGCTGTTTTTACTGGTATTCTACTGATGCCAATACTCCCCTTTATTAACGATACCGTCGATAATATTAAAAAAATCATCGAATTAGCCGCCCAACATGGCGCCCAATTTATTTATCCCGCTTTTGGGGTAACCCTTCGTGACCAACAACGGCTCTTTTTTTATGATCAATTAGATCGACATTTTCCCGGGATAAAAAAAGAATATCTCAAATACTTTGGAAATCAGTACAGTTGTTCCAGTCCCAATGCGAAACTGCTGTGGACAACTTTTACCCGCGAATGTCAACGTCATCAACTCCTCTACCAAATGCCTGACATTGTTAATCAATATAAAATAAAACATGGCGGTCAGCAATTATCCTTTTTACCATAA
- a CDS encoding DUF6773 family protein, whose protein sequence is MKKFKKVIDERQEMELYKVEHIWFWIVFWLLLGSIIIQAFFLNAPFSQWGFEWFIFMICCIGSFIGYYRKGQWDYYSKPSVKSYLLYSLIGSGIFAIIVAISLALNNDYLKNDLLVLVFMTLFIFVMLFIIMFVVFFISGSMIKKRQQKLADEFTDNDPQ, encoded by the coding sequence ATGAAAAAATTTAAAAAAGTAATCGATGAACGTCAGGAAATGGAATTATACAAAGTGGAACATATCTGGTTCTGGATCGTTTTCTGGCTGCTTCTAGGAAGCATCATCATCCAGGCTTTCTTCTTAAATGCGCCTTTTAGCCAATGGGGTTTTGAGTGGTTTATTTTTATGATTTGTTGTATCGGCAGTTTTATCGGTTATTACCGTAAAGGACAATGGGATTATTACAGTAAACCGAGTGTTAAAAGTTACTTACTTTACAGCTTGATCGGCTCAGGTATCTTTGCGATTATTGTTGCAATTTCATTAGCGCTTAATAATGATTATCTCAAAAACGACCTACTCGTTCTCGTTTTTATGACCCTTTTTATTTTTGTCATGTTATTTATCATCATGTTTGTGGTCTTTTTCATTAGTGGTTCAATGATCAAAAAACGACAACAAAAACTAGCCGACGAATTCACCGATAATGATCCGCAATAA
- the nifH gene encoding nitrogenase iron protein, which produces MRQIAIYGKGGIGKSTTTQNLTAGLGIMGKKIMVVGCDPKADSTRLLLGGLAQKTVLDTLREEGEEIELEAILKPGFRDIMCVESGGPEPGVGCAGRGIITSIGMLEQLGAYTDELDYVFYDVLGDVVCGGFAMPMREGKAQEIYIVASGEMMALYAANNIAKGVQKYATTGGIRLGGIICNSRNVDGEKELVQAFAEELGSQMIYFVPRDNMVQRAEINKKTVLEFDDTANQAQEYRNLASAIDNNKMFVVPKPMHQDRLEEILMEHGIMDI; this is translated from the coding sequence ATGAGACAAATCGCAATTTATGGTAAAGGTGGTATCGGTAAATCGACCACTACTCAAAACTTAACTGCCGGACTTGGTATCATGGGAAAAAAAATCATGGTTGTCGGCTGTGATCCAAAAGCTGATTCAACACGGTTATTGCTTGGTGGTCTTGCACAAAAAACCGTTTTGGATACCCTTCGTGAAGAAGGTGAAGAAATTGAACTGGAAGCCATCTTAAAACCAGGTTTTCGCGATATCATGTGTGTTGAATCCGGTGGTCCTGAACCAGGCGTTGGTTGTGCCGGCCGGGGGATTATCACTTCCATTGGAATGCTTGAACAATTAGGTGCTTATACCGATGAACTGGATTATGTATTTTATGATGTTTTAGGTGATGTTGTTTGTGGTGGTTTTGCAATGCCCATGCGTGAAGGGAAAGCTCAGGAAATTTACATTGTCGCTTCCGGCGAAATGATGGCTTTGTATGCCGCTAACAATATTGCTAAAGGGGTTCAAAAATATGCAACAACCGGTGGTATTCGTTTAGGCGGAATCATCTGTAATAGTCGTAATGTTGATGGTGAAAAAGAATTGGTTCAAGCCTTCGCTGAAGAACTTGGCAGCCAAATGATTTACTTTGTCCCACGTGATAATATGGTCCAACGAGCTGAAATCAACAAAAAAACTGTTTTAGAATTTGATGACACGGCTAATCAGGCTCAGGAATATCGTAATTTAGCTTCTGCTATTGATAATAATAAAATGTTTGTGGTTCCAAAACCCATGCACCAGGATCGACTCGAAGAAATCCTGATGGAACATGGAATTATGGATATTTAG
- a CDS encoding pentapeptide repeat-containing protein: MKKNPVVRITPPELSTCLEPIRNEIELNVLLDWARAEELDIEGKHFKDLNLTEIDFSQLSFRNSIFENCSFIHCNFEKIDFRDLRLQSCNLSNSDFTDGFFNRCEFVLGKLIGVDFHQALLQNILFTDTNLQYGNFSKATIKEIKIDECDLSHTTISECKLSKIVFDRVNLKTASFFKTPLKGLDFTTSQIDGISVSLEALNGAIVSSFQAAELAKLLGLIVR, translated from the coding sequence ATGAAAAAAAATCCCGTCGTTAGAATCACCCCACCAGAATTGTCAACCTGTCTTGAGCCGATCCGCAACGAAATCGAACTCAACGTTCTGCTCGATTGGGCCCGAGCAGAAGAACTTGATATTGAAGGCAAACATTTTAAAGACCTGAACCTGACCGAAATAGATTTTTCGCAATTATCTTTCCGTAACTCTATTTTTGAAAATTGTAGTTTCATCCACTGTAATTTTGAAAAAATAGATTTTCGTGACCTCCGTTTACAGTCCTGTAATCTCTCTAACAGCGACTTTACTGATGGCTTTTTTAATCGCTGCGAGTTTGTTTTAGGAAAATTAATAGGCGTCGATTTCCATCAAGCACTCTTGCAAAATATTCTTTTTACCGACACCAATTTACAATATGGAAACTTTAGTAAAGCCACCATCAAAGAAATTAAAATTGATGAATGTGATTTAAGCCATACCACCATTAGTGAGTGTAAACTTTCCAAAATTGTGTTCGATCGGGTTAATTTAAAAACCGCCAGTTTTTTCAAAACACCTTTGAAAGGATTGGACTTCACAACCAGCCAAATTGATGGCATCAGTGTCTCTCTTGAAGCATTAAACGGTGCTATTGTCTCGTCATTTCAAGCTGCGGAACTTGCTAAATTATTAGGTTTGATTGTACGATAA